One Punica granatum isolate Tunisia-2019 chromosome 3, ASM765513v2, whole genome shotgun sequence genomic window carries:
- the LOC116201393 gene encoding premnaspirodiene oxygenase-like isoform X1: MTKFVLCSTMIPLPPPHVFLTVVIIFLFLAFGKKKRRSTNKDSISELPPGPKRLPIIGSLLQMRGASPHQALNNLAMRHGPIMSLQLGEILAIVITSPKAVMEILKIHEPAFAQRPRLGVVESLSYEYSSFTFSPYGEYWRQMRKICVLEFLSTKRVMSFRSIREQEVWNMIKAIGDFDEKPFNLSDLMLSVINKVIARALLGDRCKYQEEFISLMKEVMLLSGVLEFPDLFPSMKFLQYTSRVKLARERLHHKIDVILNYIIEDHKAKLESVINNENKPPAGGDLVDMLLHLQKTSDLKFYITMEVIKNVTMKEPLSERAQTLSMTQELFSVGTESSSIVLEWAMSEMLRNPRVMQKAQLEIRDHLNGKSLVKESDIESLGYLKAVVKETLRLHPPIPLVPREARERCKIMGYDIPSKANIIINAWALGRDAENWINPEEFLPERFLESSVDFKGNSFHYIPFGNGRRICPGINYAIAGIELLLAQLLYHFDWGLGDGKKLPYVLDMEETFTITLRRKNPLVMIAKSRIKFADEGTLPA; the protein is encoded by the exons ATGACCAAATTCGTCTTGTGCTCCACAATGATCCCACTCCCGCCTCCTCATGTTTTCTTGACGGTCGTGATCATCTTTCTCTTCCTTGCATtcggaaaaaagaagagacgTTCTACTAACAAAGACTCCATTTCAGAGCTTCCTCCGGGACCGAAGAGGCTGCCTATAATCGGTAGCTTGCTCCAAATGAGAGGCGCATCCCCTCACCAAGCGCTCAACAACTTAGCCATGAGACACGGCCCCATAATGAGCCTCCAGTTGGGTGAGATCTTGGCCATCGTGATCACTTCACCCAAAGCGGTCATGGAGATCCTCAAGATCCACGAGCCAGCTTTCGCCCAGAGGCCCCGACTAGGTGTCGTTGAGTCACTCTCATACGAATATTCAAGCTTCACATTCTCCCCCTATGGGGAGTACTGGAGGCAGATGAGGAAGATATGCGTGCTTGAGTTCCTCAGCACAAAGAGGGTCATGTCTTTCCGATCTATCAGGGAACAGGAGGTTTGGAACATGATCAAGGCTATTGGAGACTTCGATGAGAAACCGTTCAACTTGAGCGACTTGATGTTGTCCGTCATTAACAAAGTGATCGCCCGTGCATTATTGGGAGATAG GTGCAAATACCAAGAGGAATTCATTTCACTCATGAAGGAAGTCATGCTGCTCAGCGGAGTGTTGGAATTCCCCGATCTATTCCCATCGATGAAGTTCCTCCAATACACGTCCAGGGTGAAGCTTGCACGGGAGAGGCTGCACCACAAGATCGACGTGATTCTCAACTACATCATCGAAGATCACAAGGCCAAGCTCGAAAGTGTCATCAATAATGAGAATAAGCCACCAGCGGGGGGAGATTTAGTCGATATGCTCCTGCATCTACAAAAGACCAGTGATCTCAAGTTCTACATCACAATGGAAGTCATAAAAAATGTTACAATG AAAGAACCACTGTCAGAACGCGCTCAAACTCTTTCAATGACCCAg GAATTGTTCTCGGTTGGAACTGAATCATCCTCCATCGTGCTGGAATGGGCGATGTCGGAGATGCTGCGAAACCCTAGGGTGATGCAAAAGGCCCAACTAGAGATCCGAGACCACCTCAATGGTAAGTCCCTGGTCAAGGAATCCGACATCGAGAGCCTAGGGTACCTCAAGGCTGTAGTCAAGGAAACCCTGAGGCTCCACCCGCCGATTCCACTAGTTCCAAGAGAAGCAAGAGAGAGATGCAAAATAATGGGCTATGATATCCCATCCAAGGCCAATATCATCATCAATGCATGGGCCTTAGGGCGAGACGCAGAAAACTGGATCAACCCTGAAGAGTTCTTACCAGAGAGGTTCTTGGAGTCTTCGGTGGATTTCAAAGGGAATAGCTTTCATTACATTCCATTCGGAAATGGTAGAAGGATTTGTCCCGGGATTAACTATGCGATTGCAGGCATTGAGCTTCTTCTAGCTCAGTTGCTTTACCATTTCGACTGGGGACTCGGTGATGGGAAGAAATTGCCCTATGTGCTTGACATGGAGGAGACTTTCACGATCACTTTGCGAAGAAAGAACCCCCTCGTGATGATCGCAAAATCCCGCATTAAGTTCGCTGACGAAGGGACTCTTCCTGCCTAG
- the LOC116201393 gene encoding premnaspirodiene oxygenase-like isoform X2, whose amino-acid sequence MTKFVLCSTMIPLPPPHVFLTVVIIFLFLAFGKKKRRSTNKDSISELPPGPKRLPIIGSLLQMRGASPHQALNNLAMRHGPIMSLQLGEILAIVITSPKAVMEILKIHEPAFAQRPRLGVVESLSYEYSSFTFSPYGEYWRQMRKICVLEFLSTKRVMSFRSIREQEVWNMIKAIGDFDEKPFNLSDLMLSVINKVIARALLGDRCKYQEEFISLMKEVMLLSGVLEFPDLFPSMKFLQYTSRVKLARERLHHKIDVILNYIIEDHKAKLESVINNENKPPAGGDLVDMLLHLQKTSDLKFYITMEVIKNVTMELFSVGTESSSIVLEWAMSEMLRNPRVMQKAQLEIRDHLNGKSLVKESDIESLGYLKAVVKETLRLHPPIPLVPREARERCKIMGYDIPSKANIIINAWALGRDAENWINPEEFLPERFLESSVDFKGNSFHYIPFGNGRRICPGINYAIAGIELLLAQLLYHFDWGLGDGKKLPYVLDMEETFTITLRRKNPLVMIAKSRIKFADEGTLPA is encoded by the exons ATGACCAAATTCGTCTTGTGCTCCACAATGATCCCACTCCCGCCTCCTCATGTTTTCTTGACGGTCGTGATCATCTTTCTCTTCCTTGCATtcggaaaaaagaagagacgTTCTACTAACAAAGACTCCATTTCAGAGCTTCCTCCGGGACCGAAGAGGCTGCCTATAATCGGTAGCTTGCTCCAAATGAGAGGCGCATCCCCTCACCAAGCGCTCAACAACTTAGCCATGAGACACGGCCCCATAATGAGCCTCCAGTTGGGTGAGATCTTGGCCATCGTGATCACTTCACCCAAAGCGGTCATGGAGATCCTCAAGATCCACGAGCCAGCTTTCGCCCAGAGGCCCCGACTAGGTGTCGTTGAGTCACTCTCATACGAATATTCAAGCTTCACATTCTCCCCCTATGGGGAGTACTGGAGGCAGATGAGGAAGATATGCGTGCTTGAGTTCCTCAGCACAAAGAGGGTCATGTCTTTCCGATCTATCAGGGAACAGGAGGTTTGGAACATGATCAAGGCTATTGGAGACTTCGATGAGAAACCGTTCAACTTGAGCGACTTGATGTTGTCCGTCATTAACAAAGTGATCGCCCGTGCATTATTGGGAGATAG GTGCAAATACCAAGAGGAATTCATTTCACTCATGAAGGAAGTCATGCTGCTCAGCGGAGTGTTGGAATTCCCCGATCTATTCCCATCGATGAAGTTCCTCCAATACACGTCCAGGGTGAAGCTTGCACGGGAGAGGCTGCACCACAAGATCGACGTGATTCTCAACTACATCATCGAAGATCACAAGGCCAAGCTCGAAAGTGTCATCAATAATGAGAATAAGCCACCAGCGGGGGGAGATTTAGTCGATATGCTCCTGCATCTACAAAAGACCAGTGATCTCAAGTTCTACATCACAATGGAAGTCATAAAAAATGTTACAATG GAATTGTTCTCGGTTGGAACTGAATCATCCTCCATCGTGCTGGAATGGGCGATGTCGGAGATGCTGCGAAACCCTAGGGTGATGCAAAAGGCCCAACTAGAGATCCGAGACCACCTCAATGGTAAGTCCCTGGTCAAGGAATCCGACATCGAGAGCCTAGGGTACCTCAAGGCTGTAGTCAAGGAAACCCTGAGGCTCCACCCGCCGATTCCACTAGTTCCAAGAGAAGCAAGAGAGAGATGCAAAATAATGGGCTATGATATCCCATCCAAGGCCAATATCATCATCAATGCATGGGCCTTAGGGCGAGACGCAGAAAACTGGATCAACCCTGAAGAGTTCTTACCAGAGAGGTTCTTGGAGTCTTCGGTGGATTTCAAAGGGAATAGCTTTCATTACATTCCATTCGGAAATGGTAGAAGGATTTGTCCCGGGATTAACTATGCGATTGCAGGCATTGAGCTTCTTCTAGCTCAGTTGCTTTACCATTTCGACTGGGGACTCGGTGATGGGAAGAAATTGCCCTATGTGCTTGACATGGAGGAGACTTTCACGATCACTTTGCGAAGAAAGAACCCCCTCGTGATGATCGCAAAATCCCGCATTAAGTTCGCTGACGAAGGGACTCTTCCTGCCTAG